The proteins below come from a single Microbacterium sp. SLBN-154 genomic window:
- a CDS encoding sensor histidine kinase, with product MSDALPSPATRWIPPRGDVLLAAGLLLSGILSSWLGLVAGFYQGEAAGLGTALVYSVALSAPLAFRRRFPTLCLVIVAAVFYAGGSLRVSDLYVGQIALFIAFYGVGAWVLDRRRAVVIRALVTVGMFVWLLATLYLDTADPDPDGPSMAGAFSPFAAYALIQILVNMAFFAGAWYMGDRAYASALQRGALEERTAELEREREVTAAQAVALDRVRIARELHDVVAHHVSAMGVQAGAARAVIEKDPDAARTALAGVETSARSALHELRQLLETLRTPDGGSTEGSTLSVEDLHDLVAYADENGLPTTYAVIGDPRPLPDVVQVNLYRIAQEALTNARRHAGPDARADVRLRFERDGVELEITNTGRVATPMRPGLGLVGMRERAAASGGTLEAGPRVRGGFRVRVHVPLPAAPPAAPRDDAAVTTGAVR from the coding sequence ATGTCGGACGCCCTCCCTTCTCCGGCCACGCGCTGGATCCCGCCGCGCGGCGATGTGCTTCTGGCGGCCGGGCTGCTGCTGTCGGGGATCCTCAGCTCGTGGCTGGGACTGGTCGCCGGGTTCTACCAGGGCGAGGCGGCCGGTCTCGGTACGGCTCTGGTGTACTCCGTCGCCCTCAGCGCGCCCCTCGCCTTCCGTCGGCGCTTTCCCACGCTCTGCCTCGTGATCGTCGCGGCGGTGTTCTACGCCGGCGGCTCGTTGCGGGTCTCCGACCTCTATGTCGGCCAGATCGCCCTGTTCATCGCCTTCTACGGCGTCGGCGCCTGGGTCCTCGACCGACGACGCGCGGTCGTCATCCGCGCCCTCGTCACGGTGGGGATGTTCGTCTGGCTCCTCGCCACCCTCTACCTCGACACCGCCGACCCCGACCCCGACGGGCCGTCGATGGCCGGAGCGTTCTCGCCGTTCGCCGCGTACGCGCTCATCCAGATCCTGGTGAACATGGCCTTCTTCGCAGGCGCCTGGTACATGGGCGACCGGGCGTACGCTTCGGCCCTTCAGCGCGGCGCGCTGGAGGAGCGCACCGCAGAGCTCGAGCGCGAGCGGGAAGTCACCGCCGCCCAGGCCGTGGCCCTCGACCGGGTGCGGATCGCCCGCGAGCTCCACGACGTCGTCGCGCACCACGTCTCGGCGATGGGAGTGCAGGCGGGGGCCGCGCGCGCGGTGATCGAGAAGGACCCGGATGCCGCGCGGACGGCGCTGGCGGGAGTGGAGACCTCGGCCCGCTCGGCTCTGCATGAGCTCCGCCAGCTGCTGGAGACACTGCGGACACCGGACGGCGGGTCGACCGAGGGCTCGACGCTCTCGGTCGAGGATCTCCACGACCTCGTGGCGTACGCGGACGAGAACGGACTGCCGACCACCTACGCCGTCATCGGCGACCCGAGGCCCCTGCCCGACGTCGTGCAGGTGAACCTCTACCGCATCGCCCAGGAGGCGCTCACGAATGCACGGCGTCACGCCGGGCCCGACGCGCGGGCCGACGTGCGCCTGCGATTCGAGCGGGACGGGGTCGAGCTCGAGATCACCAACACCGGCCGCGTGGCCACACCCATGCGACCCGGTCTCGGGCTCGTGGGGATGCGCGAGCGCGCGGCCGCGTCCGGCGGCACCCTCGAGGCCGGGCCCCGCGTGCGTGGCGGATTCCGCGTGCGGGTGCACGTGCCGCTTCCCGCCGCGCCCCCGGCGGCGCCGAGGGATGACGCTGCCGTGACGACCGGAGCGGTCCGATGA
- a CDS encoding response regulator: MPTAAPASLRVIIVDDEALMRHALAVFVRSAPDMEVVGEAADGAAAVHLCAELRPDAVLMDMQMPGVDGVEATRRIHEAFPEIRVIAVTTFSSVRYVVPALRAGASAYLVKDTDPDELVAAIRDVVDGSVVISPSVTTELITSIRDGAGPTTVESLADHEQLSDRERDVVVLLGRGMSNAEIAAELHLSEATVKTHLGNVMAKWGVRDRVQTLIRAARADIVRLT, encoded by the coding sequence GTGCCGACCGCCGCTCCCGCGTCTCTGCGTGTCATCATCGTCGACGACGAGGCCCTCATGCGTCACGCGCTGGCGGTGTTCGTGCGCAGCGCCCCCGACATGGAGGTCGTCGGCGAGGCGGCCGATGGCGCCGCGGCCGTGCACCTCTGCGCCGAACTGCGTCCCGACGCCGTGCTCATGGACATGCAGATGCCCGGCGTCGACGGCGTCGAGGCCACCCGCCGCATCCACGAGGCCTTCCCCGAGATCCGCGTGATCGCAGTGACCACGTTCTCGTCGGTGCGCTACGTCGTGCCGGCCCTTCGCGCAGGGGCGAGCGCGTACCTGGTGAAGGACACCGATCCCGACGAGCTCGTCGCCGCCATCCGCGACGTCGTCGACGGCTCGGTGGTGATCTCCCCGAGCGTCACGACAGAGCTCATCACCTCCATCCGCGACGGCGCGGGGCCGACGACCGTCGAGTCGCTCGCCGACCACGAGCAGCTCTCCGATCGCGAGCGCGACGTGGTCGTCCTCCTCGGACGGGGGATGTCCAACGCCGAGATCGCCGCCGAGCTCCATCTGTCGGAGGCGACGGTGAAGACGCACCTCGGCAACGTGATGGCCAAGTGGGGGGTTCGCGACCGCGTGCAGACCCTCATCCGGGCGGCGCGCGCCGACATCGTCCGCCTCACCTGA
- a CDS encoding sensor histidine kinase, giving the protein MASHASTPRSAGSGAAGWRDIWRITPLSRVAARVVVALVVAIIALEIVVAVIDAGAEPLTTTVAEILITACFALFAVHPPTATLVLLAGASLALGRTGAEQTLLALAVASGFVVATCSRILSLVYGAGLVVWILIVIVFSPGAIPGTWIVVLAILAAVSAVIGWSVRRLRERTSALSTALERRERAAEDAARVERQRISDELHDVIAHELTIISMHASVLERTDDSAIRSESEAAIRDAARQALADIRRLLDLTAPSDGEEGDGGRRRLRSTLGDVERELRALGMTVDARGFDAAGSLSPTVDIALARVLREAATNVAKHGRPDGAVEIALSLEDGEATLAVVNPVGGGSARTRLALPSGGYGLARMRERMRVLGGSLDASPIDDGWRVQARLPQR; this is encoded by the coding sequence ATGGCTTCCCACGCCTCCACCCCTCGCTCAGCCGGCAGCGGCGCCGCCGGCTGGCGTGATATCTGGCGCATCACCCCCCTCTCCCGCGTCGCCGCACGAGTGGTGGTGGCGCTCGTGGTCGCGATCATCGCTCTCGAGATCGTCGTCGCCGTCATCGACGCCGGGGCCGAGCCCCTCACCACCACCGTCGCCGAGATCCTCATCACCGCGTGCTTCGCCCTGTTCGCGGTGCACCCGCCCACCGCGACGCTCGTGCTCCTGGCCGGCGCCTCCCTCGCCCTCGGGCGGACGGGCGCCGAGCAGACCCTCCTCGCGCTCGCCGTGGCATCCGGATTCGTCGTCGCCACCTGCTCCCGCATCCTCTCTCTCGTCTACGGCGCGGGACTGGTCGTGTGGATCCTCATCGTCATCGTCTTCTCCCCCGGTGCGATTCCCGGCACCTGGATCGTGGTGCTGGCGATCCTCGCCGCCGTCTCGGCCGTGATCGGGTGGTCGGTCAGGCGACTCCGCGAGCGCACGAGCGCGCTGTCGACGGCGCTCGAGCGCCGCGAGCGTGCCGCCGAGGACGCCGCCCGTGTGGAGCGCCAGCGGATCAGCGATGAGCTCCACGACGTCATCGCTCACGAGCTGACGATCATCTCCATGCACGCGAGCGTGCTGGAGCGCACCGACGACAGCGCGATCCGCAGCGAATCGGAGGCGGCGATCCGGGATGCCGCGCGGCAGGCCCTCGCCGATATCCGGCGTCTGCTCGATCTCACCGCGCCGTCGGACGGTGAGGAGGGAGACGGCGGCCGGAGGCGGCTTCGCTCGACGCTCGGCGACGTCGAGCGTGAACTGCGCGCGCTGGGAATGACCGTCGACGCACGCGGCTTCGATGCCGCCGGCTCGCTCTCGCCGACGGTCGACATCGCGCTGGCCCGCGTCCTGCGGGAGGCTGCGACCAACGTCGCGAAACACGGTCGCCCCGACGGTGCCGTCGAGATCGCCCTTTCCCTCGAGGACGGCGAGGCGACCCTCGCGGTCGTCAACCCCGTGGGTGGGGGGTCGGCGCGCACCCGACTCGCCCTGCCTTCCGGCGGCTACGGCCTCGCTCGGATGCGCGAGCGGATGCGCGTGCTCGGCGGCTCGCTCGACGCCTCACCGATCGATGACGGGTGGCGGGTGCAGGCCCGGCTGCCCCAGCGCTGA
- a CDS encoding class I SAM-dependent methyltransferase: protein MTTPMLTGTDRYGGRITEIYDLMYPDLFGDFSGLLDYLARRVSGRRVLEFGVGTGRLAFVLADAGYDVTGIDASPAMLEVLRERDADGRIDARLGDFTRDRVDGEYDLAMVMVNTLFFATSLDDQIAVFRSAHDALSDDGVFLVETFSPSVYHAQRAPLVQMRQLDVTTVMVEQYTVEPTAQLLVAEHTVLGRGEPFTFTHVLRYAFPFELDAVARAAGMELAERSATWQGAPYVDGMGRCLSLYRKAAR, encoded by the coding sequence ATGACGACGCCCATGCTGACCGGGACCGACCGCTACGGCGGACGGATCACCGAGATCTACGACCTGATGTATCCCGACCTCTTCGGGGACTTCTCCGGTCTGCTCGACTACCTCGCTCGCCGGGTGTCGGGCCGCCGGGTGCTGGAGTTCGGCGTCGGCACCGGACGACTGGCCTTCGTCCTGGCCGACGCGGGCTACGACGTGACCGGCATCGACGCCTCGCCGGCCATGCTCGAGGTCCTCCGCGAACGCGACGCCGACGGCCGCATCGATGCGCGCCTGGGAGACTTCACCCGCGACCGGGTGGACGGCGAATACGACCTGGCGATGGTGATGGTCAACACCCTCTTCTTCGCCACGAGCCTCGACGACCAGATCGCGGTGTTCCGCTCTGCCCACGACGCGCTGAGCGACGACGGCGTCTTCCTCGTCGAGACCTTCTCGCCCTCGGTCTACCACGCTCAGCGCGCGCCGCTCGTGCAGATGCGCCAGCTGGATGTCACCACGGTGATGGTCGAGCAGTACACCGTCGAGCCCACCGCGCAGCTGCTCGTCGCCGAGCACACGGTGCTCGGTCGGGGGGAGCCGTTCACCTTCACCCACGTCTTGCGCTACGCCTTCCCCTTCGAGCTCGACGCCGTGGCGCGCGCCGCCGGCATGGAGCTGGCCGAGCGGAGTGCCACGTGGCAGGGGGCGCCGTATGTCGATGGCATGGGGCGCTGTCTCTCCCTCTACCGCAAGGCCGCCCGATGA
- a CDS encoding phosphotransferase: MIGENGQRLLERVRPLLEAMGRRVDEVTEASPIIGRNLNGEIVFGDGDRVFVKQLGGMAAGERHARSVSFHECVRLADAGADLRAPALRAAHAPSVSLAYEWVDARSTFAQSIREVEAETDEVRRAGRCVAALHSLEVIDPDAIDRSRPMFPPAGPNAMSRETFYGSTMGQLDMWRFIQRDQPLLDALNLLVDRSRDGRRTPAHGDLRADQIFLTAEEAFMLDWEEFRLGDPARDVGAMLGEVFYHRLRRTIVDASMHADELDDADVVRFGSEAIDTSRPLAQAFWRGYRDRVADDIVDAAFVDRAVSYFGWQLFDRSLASGTYFGRVSALDRALAGIGREAIVGSDRYGAVLGLDDLSTQEVTA, translated from the coding sequence ATGATCGGCGAGAACGGGCAGCGACTGCTCGAACGGGTGCGGCCGCTCCTGGAGGCGATGGGCCGCCGCGTCGACGAGGTCACCGAGGCTTCCCCGATCATCGGACGCAACCTCAACGGCGAGATCGTCTTCGGCGACGGCGACCGGGTCTTCGTCAAGCAGCTGGGCGGCATGGCCGCCGGCGAGCGTCACGCGCGCAGCGTCTCGTTCCATGAGTGCGTGCGTCTCGCCGATGCCGGCGCCGACCTGCGGGCCCCGGCGCTCCGGGCCGCGCATGCCCCGTCGGTGTCGCTCGCGTACGAGTGGGTCGACGCCCGCTCGACGTTCGCGCAGTCCATTCGCGAGGTCGAGGCCGAGACGGACGAGGTCCGCCGCGCCGGACGCTGCGTCGCCGCCCTGCACTCGCTCGAGGTGATCGATCCCGACGCCATCGACCGCAGCCGGCCGATGTTCCCCCCGGCCGGGCCCAACGCGATGTCACGCGAGACCTTCTACGGCTCCACGATGGGGCAGCTCGACATGTGGCGGTTCATCCAGCGCGACCAGCCGCTGCTGGACGCCCTGAATCTGCTGGTGGATCGCTCGCGCGACGGCCGGCGCACCCCGGCGCACGGCGACCTGCGCGCCGACCAGATCTTCCTCACCGCCGAGGAGGCGTTCATGCTCGACTGGGAGGAGTTCCGCCTGGGCGACCCCGCCCGCGATGTCGGCGCCATGCTCGGCGAGGTCTTCTACCACCGGCTCCGCCGCACCATCGTCGACGCATCGATGCACGCCGACGAACTCGACGACGCCGACGTGGTGCGTTTCGGGTCGGAGGCGATCGACACCTCGCGGCCGTTGGCGCAGGCCTTCTGGCGCGGGTACCGCGACCGCGTCGCCGACGACATCGTCGACGCCGCGTTCGTGGACCGCGCGGTGAGCTACTTCGGCTGGCAGCTGTTCGACCGCTCGCTGGCCTCCGGTACCTACTTCGGTCGCGTGTCGGCGCTCGATCGGGCGCTCGCCGGGATCGGGCGGGAGGCGATCGTCGGCTCCGACCGTTACGGAGCGGTGCTCGGCCTCGACGACCTCAGCACCCAGGAGGTGACGGCATGA
- a CDS encoding T3SS effector HopA1 family protein, producing MTDRATPIRREWRLDPGVEALIEATTVAYRDDGWIVDCDGHELRASSQRGLEHALATHLYTRHHAGSTPQHADDFVPALQNDHVFEERLVAASASLSRVERLTAIDTVDGADGGAIVLLQGVRVFVPGTVRPGRGRVRIDAELPSLAPRLSIGFLFFTPRIGGGGGGRPLRVYRHLRNADEAVSVWARFTRWAEDSGAPLRAKVISQTWSFPRNDALVVYLPAESWALLDEVAEVLRADDETPVSIFARRIAPGVSVAWEPMDLAAGPGRTSFGEHRAAAVAQGVVASADGSSPTARVREALLAANVDPRAVFQNLDSPPWEWRVGRTGDSRQSGSGDAASVTTERKEQ from the coding sequence ATGACCGACCGTGCGACTCCGATCCGCCGCGAGTGGCGTCTCGATCCCGGGGTGGAGGCGCTCATCGAGGCGACGACCGTGGCGTACCGCGACGACGGATGGATCGTCGACTGCGACGGGCACGAGCTGCGGGCGTCGTCGCAGCGCGGCCTCGAACACGCCCTCGCCACCCACCTGTACACGCGGCACCACGCGGGGAGCACACCGCAGCACGCCGATGACTTCGTGCCGGCGCTGCAGAACGACCACGTCTTCGAGGAGCGCCTCGTCGCCGCATCCGCTTCCCTCTCCCGTGTCGAGAGACTGACTGCGATCGACACGGTCGACGGCGCCGACGGCGGCGCGATCGTGCTGCTCCAGGGGGTGCGGGTCTTCGTGCCCGGCACCGTCCGCCCGGGCCGCGGCCGTGTGCGCATCGATGCCGAGCTGCCCTCGCTCGCCCCGCGCCTGTCGATCGGGTTCCTCTTCTTCACCCCGCGCATCGGCGGGGGCGGTGGGGGGAGGCCGCTGCGGGTCTACCGGCATCTCCGCAACGCCGACGAGGCGGTGTCGGTGTGGGCGCGCTTCACCCGGTGGGCCGAGGACAGCGGCGCACCGCTGCGCGCGAAGGTGATCTCGCAAACCTGGAGCTTCCCCCGCAACGACGCCCTCGTCGTCTACCTGCCCGCCGAGAGCTGGGCTCTCCTCGACGAGGTGGCCGAGGTGCTGCGCGCCGACGACGAGACTCCCGTCTCGATCTTCGCGCGACGGATCGCACCCGGCGTGAGCGTCGCGTGGGAACCGATGGACCTCGCCGCGGGCCCGGGACGCACCAGTTTCGGAGAGCACCGCGCCGCCGCCGTGGCCCAGGGCGTGGTGGCCTCCGCCGACGGCAGCAGCCCCACGGCGCGCGTCCGTGAGGCGCTCCTGGCTGCGAACGTCGACCCGCGCGCGGTCTTCCAGAATCTCGACTCGCCCCCGTGGGAGTGGCGGGTCGGTCGGACTGGCGACAGTCGCCAGAGCGGGAGCGGAGACGCCGCTTCCGTCACCACAGAGAGAAAGGAGCAGTGA
- a CDS encoding insulinase family protein has product MVEQAQGVLADGTRVAALRVPGARALGVSVAVAGGFADDSAAGAGRAHLVEHLRHHHAVDASSQFIDAAVLSAGGLSNAQTYPFHTEYSFLVPADDRRSVLDWIGRARGRLEPWRATPADLAREIDLVRREVAERAARSPLAGFPWCTALSGIAGGDRPQDALSDLAGLDDVSLADLDGGRVDPRSAAIGIAGDVDPAAILADLDASPSVTAAPFHPLSSPTPREISLRRIGLGAPARSDIRLIDLTQPGVSRGLLMIATRILSATSGSAWRSGLFGELLGPDAALVLATQIGATDDGVFRLPTPLSGARAHHAAFEPARRGAARAIDEYLSGTGTASALVARDVLAGFDVVADRSAVADAVEHDVIDLCAHILQAPSGRVVWEPVVTRPGAEAAA; this is encoded by the coding sequence ATGGTGGAACAGGCACAGGGCGTGCTCGCCGACGGCACGCGCGTCGCGGCCCTCCGGGTCCCCGGTGCGCGAGCCCTCGGGGTGAGTGTCGCCGTCGCGGGCGGGTTCGCCGACGACTCCGCTGCCGGCGCCGGACGCGCGCACCTCGTGGAGCACCTGCGCCACCACCACGCCGTCGACGCATCATCGCAGTTCATCGATGCCGCCGTGCTCTCCGCGGGCGGGCTCTCCAACGCCCAGACCTACCCGTTCCACACCGAGTACTCCTTCCTGGTGCCGGCAGACGATCGTCGCTCGGTGCTGGACTGGATCGGCCGCGCCCGCGGCCGTCTCGAGCCGTGGCGGGCCACGCCCGCCGACCTCGCCCGAGAGATCGACCTCGTCCGCCGTGAGGTCGCCGAGCGGGCCGCCCGTTCGCCCCTCGCCGGTTTCCCCTGGTGCACGGCGCTCTCCGGCATCGCGGGCGGCGATCGTCCACAGGATGCGCTGAGCGACCTCGCCGGGCTCGACGACGTCAGCCTCGCCGACCTCGACGGCGGGCGCGTCGACCCTCGGTCCGCCGCGATCGGGATCGCCGGCGACGTCGATCCGGCAGCGATCCTGGCAGACCTCGACGCCTCGCCCTCGGTCACGGCCGCGCCGTTTCACCCGCTCTCCTCCCCCACCCCGAGGGAGATCTCCCTTCGGCGGATCGGTCTGGGAGCGCCCGCACGCTCCGACATCCGCCTCATCGACCTCACGCAGCCGGGCGTCTCGCGCGGACTCCTCATGATCGCCACCCGCATTCTGAGCGCGACCTCCGGCAGCGCCTGGCGGAGCGGACTCTTCGGTGAGCTGCTCGGTCCCGACGCGGCCCTCGTCCTCGCGACGCAGATCGGCGCGACCGACGACGGCGTGTTCCGCCTTCCCACCCCCCTCTCGGGCGCGCGAGCCCATCACGCGGCCTTCGAGCCGGCGCGTCGGGGGGCGGCCCGCGCCATCGATGAATACCTGTCGGGCACCGGTACCGCGAGCGCGCTCGTCGCCCGCGACGTGCTCGCCGGGTTCGATGTCGTCGCCGACCGCTCGGCCGTCGCCGATGCGGTCGAACACGACGTGATCGACCTCTGCGCCCACATCCTGCAGGCACCCTCCGGCCGCGTGGTGTGGGAACCGGTGGTCACCCGCCCCGGAGCGGAGGCCGCGGCATGA